One genomic window of Channa argus isolate prfri chromosome 5, Channa argus male v1.0, whole genome shotgun sequence includes the following:
- the slc2a11a gene encoding solute carrier family 2, facilitated glucose transporter member 11 yields the protein MTHSGAEKSSSLILVLMVASAAIGGTLQYGYNLAIMNAPTTYIQTFVNETFLERWDIQLENYQVTLVWTIIVSIFSFGGFVGALIAGPMTIRFGRKKCLLLNNIFLMTGALLALTSRAAKSFEMIIISRVLVGINAGISMNVQPMYFGESAPKHLRGAISLSSAVFTAFGVVLAQVVGLREMLGSESCWQYLLASNAVPGLIQLVTLPWFPESPRYLLIDRGDKDACINALRCLHGCEVPNSELKEILEEQAETKGMRPRRPWELFTDRSVRWQLISIMVISSAMQLCGNDSIYFYASYVFKEAGMSNDQIQYATIGTGTCEFTACIMCNLLIERKGRRFMLMGGFILMTIWAVVFTVALLSEGYISWMPYLSMTCVFTYILSFGMGPAGVTGILPTEIFNQRARPAAYMIAGSMMWLNLFIIGMIFPFLVSGLRAFCFVPFGAVCLLSALYVGLFLPETKGKSLSAITSEFQKLNFKDLDKRFPQEIGAQYHQGKVYLSTAL from the exons ATGACTCATTCTGGGGCAGAGAAG AGCAGTTCTCTGATACTGGTGCTGATGGTTGCTTCTGCAGCCATTGGAGGAACTCTTCAATATGGCTACAACTTGGCCATAATGAACGCTCCCACAACT TATATTCAGACATTTGTCAATGAGACATTCCTGGAGCGCTGGGACATCCAGTTGGAGAATTACCAGGTGACACTGGTCTGGACAATCATTGTTTCCATCTTCTCATTCGGAGGTTTTGTGGGGGCTCTTATTGCAGGACCAATGACAATACGCTTTGGCAG GAAGAAGTGTCTGCTGTTGAACAACATTTTTCTCATGACTGGTGCACTCTTAGCACTGACAAGTAGAGCTGCCAAGTCTTTTGAGATGATCATTATCTCCCGTGTCCTCGTTGGAATAAATGCTG GAATCAGCATGAATGTGCAGCCCATGTATTTTGGAGAAAGCGCACCGAAGCACTTACGTGGGGCGATCTCATTGTCATCAGCcgtttttactgcatttggtgTTGTTTTGGCGCAGGTGGTTGGGCTCAG AGAGATGTTAGGCAGCGAGTCGTGTTGGCAGTACCTTCTTGCCAGTAATGCAGTCCCTGGACTCATTCAGCTGGTGACGCTGCCGTGGTTCCCAGAAAGCCCCAGATACCTGCTCATTGACAGGGGCGACAAGGACGCTTGTATTAATG CTCTGAGGTGTCTGCATGGCTGTGAGGTCCCAAACAGTGAGCTGAAAGAGATCCTCGAGGAACAGGCAGAAACCAAAGGAATGAGGCCGCGCCGCCCCTGGGAGCTTTTTACTGACCGCTCTGTGCGCTGGCAGCTCATCTCCATCATGGTTATAAGCAGTGCCATGCAGCTCTGTGGTAATGACTCG ATTTACTTCTATGCATCATATGTTTTTAAAGAGGCTGGAATGTCTAATGATCAAATCCAGTATGCCACAATTGGCACTGGTACATGTGAGTTCACTGCCTGTATAATGTGT AACCTGCTGATTGAGCGCAAAGGCCGGAGGTTCATGCTGATGGGAGGTTTCATACTTATGACCATCTGGGCTGTTGTCTTCACTGTTGCTCTATTGTCTGAG GGCTATATATCCTGGATGCCGTACCTGAGCATGACCTGTGTCTTCACTTACATTCTCAGCTTTGGCATGGGACCAG CTGGAGTCACTGGTATTCTGCCCACAGAGATATTTAATCAGAGAGCTCGGCCTGCAGCCTACATGATCGCTGGCTCTATGATGTGGCTCAACCTTTTCATCATTGGAATGATCTTCCCATTTCTAGTG AGTGGGTTGCGTGCCTTCTGCTTTGTTCCTTTCGGAGCAGTCTGCCTGTTGTCTGCTCTATATGTTGGCCTATTCCTGCCTGAGACCAAGGGGAAGTCGCTATCAGCCATAACTAGTGAATTCCAAAAGCTCAACTTTAAAGACCTGGACAAAAGGTTTCCACAGGAGATTGGAGCTCAGTATCATCAGGGTAAAGTGTATCTCTCCACAGCCTTGTAG
- the tgfa gene encoding protransforming growth factor alpha isoform X1, with product MTRIFWDTIFLISGSLFTFGVGPSNTTITEGSFSTDKNSNVPLNTSTSSLAATSSTSNTALETTTDILTDINSLFTLGAGQNNSTITDAGISIDMISSEATYVSTSSSATTARSTTTTAATTANIPPVKKFVAAAVRSHFDDCPDSHRHFCFHGTCRFLILEETPACVCHPGFVGMRCEHADLLAVVATNHRQQTVATMLVLCVIGCVLIMVLCTILHCWWRQDCRRRSHAHHSAPEKHGASCYPSESVV from the exons ATGACTCGGATTTTCTGGGATACAATTTTTCTCATAAGCG GTTCACTCTTTACATTTGGAGTGGGGCCAAGCAATACGACAATTACTGAGGGTAGTTTTTCCACTGATAAAAACTCCAATGTTCCCCTGAACACCTCCACAAGCAGCCTTGCAGCCACCAGCAGTACAAGCAACACTGCACTTGAAACTACGACTGACATTCTTACAGATATAA ATTCCCTTTTTACACTTGGAGCTGGGCAGAACAATTCAACAATCACTGATGCTGGTATTTCCATTGATATGATTTCCTCTGAAGCTACTTACGTCTCAACAAGCAGCTCTGCAACAACCGCAAGAAGCACTACAACTACTGCGGCTACTACTGCCAACATCCCCCCAGTTAAAA AGTTCGTGGCTGCAGCTGTTCGGTCTCATTTCGATGACTGTCCAGACTCCCACCGCCATTTCTGCTTCCACGGCACTTGTCGCTTCCTCATATTGGAAGAGACGCCTGCATGTGT GTGTCATCCAGGTTTTGTCGGGATGAGGTGTGAGCATGCAGACCTGCTGGCTGTAGTTGCAACTAATCACAGACAACAGACTGTTGCAACAATGCTGGTGTTGTGCGTGATTGGGTGTGTTCTGATCATGGTGTTGTGTACAATTTTACA TTGTTGGTGGAGGCAGGACTGTCGCAGGCGGAGCCACGCACATCACTCTGCCCCAGAGAAGCACGGAGCATCCTGCTATCCATCTGAGAGTG TGGTTTAA
- the tgfa gene encoding protransforming growth factor alpha isoform X3, with translation MTRIFWDTIFLISGSLFTFGVGPSNTTITEGSFSTDKNSNVPLNTSTSSLAATSSTSNTALETTTDILTDINSLFTLGAGQNNSTITDAGISIDMISSEATYVSTSSSATTARSTTTTAATTANIPPVKKFVAAAVRSHFDDCPDSHRHFCFHGTCRFLILEETPACVCWWRQDCRRRSHAHHSAPEKHGASCYPSESVV, from the exons ATGACTCGGATTTTCTGGGATACAATTTTTCTCATAAGCG GTTCACTCTTTACATTTGGAGTGGGGCCAAGCAATACGACAATTACTGAGGGTAGTTTTTCCACTGATAAAAACTCCAATGTTCCCCTGAACACCTCCACAAGCAGCCTTGCAGCCACCAGCAGTACAAGCAACACTGCACTTGAAACTACGACTGACATTCTTACAGATATAA ATTCCCTTTTTACACTTGGAGCTGGGCAGAACAATTCAACAATCACTGATGCTGGTATTTCCATTGATATGATTTCCTCTGAAGCTACTTACGTCTCAACAAGCAGCTCTGCAACAACCGCAAGAAGCACTACAACTACTGCGGCTACTACTGCCAACATCCCCCCAGTTAAAA AGTTCGTGGCTGCAGCTGTTCGGTCTCATTTCGATGACTGTCCAGACTCCCACCGCCATTTCTGCTTCCACGGCACTTGTCGCTTCCTCATATTGGAAGAGACGCCTGCATGTGT TTGTTGGTGGAGGCAGGACTGTCGCAGGCGGAGCCACGCACATCACTCTGCCCCAGAGAAGCACGGAGCATCCTGCTATCCATCTGAGAGTG TGGTTTAA
- the tgfa gene encoding protransforming growth factor alpha isoform X2 codes for MSVILNGSLFTFGVGPSNTTITEGSFSTDKNSNVPLNTSTSSLAATSSTSNTALETTTDILTDINSLFTLGAGQNNSTITDAGISIDMISSEATYVSTSSSATTARSTTTTAATTANIPPVKKFVAAAVRSHFDDCPDSHRHFCFHGTCRFLILEETPACVCHPGFVGMRCEHADLLAVVATNHRQQTVATMLVLCVIGCVLIMVLCTILHCWWRQDCRRRSHAHHSAPEKHGASCYPSESVV; via the exons ATGTCTGTGATACTCAATG GTTCACTCTTTACATTTGGAGTGGGGCCAAGCAATACGACAATTACTGAGGGTAGTTTTTCCACTGATAAAAACTCCAATGTTCCCCTGAACACCTCCACAAGCAGCCTTGCAGCCACCAGCAGTACAAGCAACACTGCACTTGAAACTACGACTGACATTCTTACAGATATAA ATTCCCTTTTTACACTTGGAGCTGGGCAGAACAATTCAACAATCACTGATGCTGGTATTTCCATTGATATGATTTCCTCTGAAGCTACTTACGTCTCAACAAGCAGCTCTGCAACAACCGCAAGAAGCACTACAACTACTGCGGCTACTACTGCCAACATCCCCCCAGTTAAAA AGTTCGTGGCTGCAGCTGTTCGGTCTCATTTCGATGACTGTCCAGACTCCCACCGCCATTTCTGCTTCCACGGCACTTGTCGCTTCCTCATATTGGAAGAGACGCCTGCATGTGT GTGTCATCCAGGTTTTGTCGGGATGAGGTGTGAGCATGCAGACCTGCTGGCTGTAGTTGCAACTAATCACAGACAACAGACTGTTGCAACAATGCTGGTGTTGTGCGTGATTGGGTGTGTTCTGATCATGGTGTTGTGTACAATTTTACA TTGTTGGTGGAGGCAGGACTGTCGCAGGCGGAGCCACGCACATCACTCTGCCCCAGAGAAGCACGGAGCATCCTGCTATCCATCTGAGAGTG TGGTTTAA
- the hdhd3 gene encoding haloacid dehalogenase-like hydrolase domain-containing protein 3 — protein sequence MRAPLRWVLWDVKDTLLRVRLSVGEQYCKEAEQMGLSLTSVEVNAAFSQAHQHYSSKYPNYGLTQGLNGQSWWMGVVRETFSHCGVQDAALLNTMAQNLYQNFCSAENWEVFPDSKKALESCSALGLKLGVVSNFDSRLEEILRVCGLLSCFSFLITSEESRVAKPSPVIFKKALQKCGVPAASVAHIGDHYVNDYLSSRSVGIQGFLLDRHKLNNPAVPQEHRLSSLQELPLRLHQHMD from the exons ATGAGAGCTCCACTTCGCTGGGTGCTGTGGGACGTGAAGGACACCCTGCTGAGGGTGCGTTTGTCTGTGGGAGAGCAGTACTGCAAGGAGGCTGAACAAATGGGATTGAGCCTCACTTCCGTGGAGGTCAATGCTGCTTTCAGTCAGGCGCATCAACATTATTCCAGCAAATACCCAAACTATGGCCTCACTCAGGGTCTGAATGGACAGTCTTGGTGGATGGGAGTTGTCAGGGAAACTTTCTCCCATTGCGGGGTACAAGACGCAGCCCTGCTAAATACAATGGCTCAGAACCTTTATCAAAATTTCTGTAGTGCAGAGAACTGGGAG GTATTTCCAGATTCAAAGAAGGCCCTGGAGAGTTGTTCTGCTCTAGGACTGAAGCTGGGTGTGGTATCCAACTTTGACAGCCGCTTGGAAGAAATTTTACGTGTTTGTGGCCTGCTTTCTTGCTTTAGTTTTCTTATCACTTCAGAGGAATCACGAGTAGCAAAGCCAAGTCCAGTCATTTTTAAGAAAGCACTACAGAAATGTGGAGTACCAGCTGCCAGCGTAGCTCATATTGGGGACCACTATGTAAATGATTACCTCAGCTCTCGATCTGTGGGCATCCAGGGGTTTCTGCTAGACAGACACAAGCTCAACAACCCGGCTGTACCTCAGGAGCATCGGCTCAGTTCTCTGCAGGAACTGCCATTACGGCTTCATCAGCATATGGACTAA
- the trub2 gene encoding mitochondrial mRNA pseudouridine synthase TRUB2, translating into MATAAVRMFRRLEGLFCVYKPSGVHWKLVRDSIETNLLKGLNAAPFQPLPQEVRFLANTSSFSEAPKGVTLCATSVPVLSKHPLVSGPEFQHIRVGVGHRLDAFSSGVLVLAVGNGNKVLNDLYKTRITRDYTLQCEFGTATHGFSHTDRVVERSTYSHITRDKLDRVLAMLQGANQKALLMYSNVDMRSQEAYEMAVQGLLGPEGKSVPILTGLRCIHFELPKFTLEAQCLNETQKYLRKVVHEIGLELRSTAVCKGVRRTRDGPFMLQDALIHHHWNAADVMQAIQKYHSSKNKKNFSQSQIKKQGLQMSDVTKTASQQNETKEETTAADS; encoded by the exons ATGGCAACTGCAGCTGTTCGCATGTTTCGGAGGTTAGagggtttgttttgtgtgtacaaACCTTCCGGTGTCCACTGGAAACTCGTACGGGACAGCATTGAGACAAATCTTCTTAAAG GTTTGAACGCTGCACCCTTTCAGCCACTTCCTCAAGAGGTCCGCTTCTTGGCAAACACGAGCAGCTTTTCTGAAGCACCCAAGGGAGTCACGCTGTGTGCTACCTCTGTGCCTGTGCTATCTAAGCATCCTCTGG tatCTGGACCTGAATTCCAACATATTCGTGTTGGAGTGGGACATCGCCTGGATGCCTTCTCCTCTGGTGTCTTAG ttCTTGCAGTTGGGAATGGAAACAAAGTCCTGAATGATCTTTACAAAACACGAATCACACGG GATTACACATTGCAGTGTGAATTTGGAACTGCAACACATGGTTTCTCTCACACGGATCGAGTTGTGGAAAGATCCACCTACA GTCACATCACACGGGATAAGCTGGACAGAGTACTGGCAATGCTGCAGGGAGCCAATCAAAAAGCCTTGTTAAT GTATTCCAATGTAGACATGCGCTCACAGGAAGCCTATGAAATGGCTGTGCAAGGTTTATTGGGTCCGGAGGGGAAATCGGTGCCTATCTTGACAGGCCTGCGGTGCATTCACTTTGAGCTTCCCAAATTCACTTTGG AAGCGCAGTGTTTAAATGAAACTCAGAAATATTTGCGCAAAGTTGTGCACGAGATAGGACTGGAGCTGCGCAGCACAGCAGTGTGTAAAGGAGTTCGAAGGACAAGAGACGGACCTTTCATGCTGCAGGATGCCCTGATCCATCACCACTGGAATGCTGCTGATGTCATGCAGGCCATCCAGAAGTACCACTCTtctaagaataaaaaaaatttctccCAGTCACAGATCAAAAAGCAAGGATTACAAATGTCGGACGTAACCAAAACAGCCAGtcaacaaaatgaaaccaaagaggaaacaacagcagcagatagttaa